AGAGATTGTTAGAAAATCAACTCAATCTTGTCATTAAAGACATTGAGGCGATCAAGAGCTTACCCAAAGAAATTTGCCGTAGCCTACTGAAGTACTTAGAAAACAATGCCTACCGAATGAATTACAAGCACTACCGACAACAGGGATGGTTCATAGGTAGTGGGGCAATAGAGTCGGCTCACAAAACACTAATACAGGCCCGAATGAAATTGAGTGGCCAATGGTGGTCTAATAGTGGTTGCGATAATATACTCAAACTAAGAGTTGCTCTGATGAGCAATAAAGGAAAGCTCCTCAAAAACGTAATCCTGCGCAAGGCCGCGTAAATTTGAAATACACCCGTTTTTACTCCAGATACGCCACTATTATGATTGCTTATCGAGATAAAAATACTAAATATAGAGAGTACAATAATTTTTGGATAACTGACGCACCCGCAACGATAACCTTTATGCCCGACTCAACATCTCCTGACCCATTAAGCAAACGGAAACTAATCAATGCTATAGATGTCAGCCAAATGGGGGAGAATAAGCTAAATGCTTTTAAAGCTAAAGAAGTAAAAGACTTTCAAGATTTTTACTTTGCTAATGAAGGGAAAATTGCAAAAAATGATTTAAAAACTGTAAAAATATACCATGAAAAATCACAACGAATTAATGACAAATACATAGCATTTATTAAAGAGAATGGGAGCCTATACTATTCATTTTGGTTATTCAGAACAGGGATGATTGTAAACTCAGTTACTCCTCTGGATACGTTATTTAAAATATATAATACAGTTTTTCCAGATAGCTTAAAAAACAGCATTGAAGGAGAGTATATAGAAAATACCCTTAAGTCAAGAAATTTAAAAAAGAGAGATTTGGCACCCGATTTCAATTTACATGATATAACGGCTTTGTTGCATAGTTATGTTGGCAACCGTTTGACTGTCTTAGGCATACCCAATCTGGTGAATCGGTTTAAGCAAGTGGCTTTGATTTGGGCTTCGGTCTGTTGATTAGTTACCAATCGAGCCGACAACCGTTCACCGAAAATCATCTTCCAACGAAACATAGCCGTCTCGGCTTTGCTCCGGCGATGGTAGCCAATTTGCTGTTTCCATGCTGCTATACCCACCAAACGAATCTGACGAACGGCCTCATTACGAGGGTGTATTAAATCATTTCCGTTTTCACTGGTCCAGATGACTGCGTTGGATCGGGGCGGTATCACAGGCTGAATCCAGTGCTTTTCTAACTCGTCAAAAACTTTGACTTGGTCATAAGCTCCATCTGCCCTTAGTTTAGCGATAGGCCATTCAATATCAGCCAGTAAGGGCTTAATCATCTCAGCATCACTGATGGAATGAGTTGTCAACTCAACAGCGTGGATGGTATTAGTAGCTTCATCGGCTACTAAATGCAGTTTACGCCAGGTACGCCGTTGATCAGCTCCATGCTTGCGTACCTTCCACTCACCCTCGCCATAGACTTTTAATCCCGTACTATCCACTACCAGATGAATCGGTTTGATTTGGTTATCAGTAGGTTTTTGAGGGGTATGGAAGGCCTGTAGGTGAGCCTGTCGCCTACAAAGCTGACTGTAGCTGGGTACTTGAATGTCAATCTTCATAATCGCTAATAAACTCTGAATCAACCCTTGTGTTTGTCGAAAGGCCAGCCGGAAGGCCGCTTTAAGAGCCAAGGCTGCTTGGATACATTGATCTGAATAGCGCAATAGCCCGCCGCGAGTACGAGGTCCTTGATAGTACCATTGAGTCAACGTCTTTTCATTCAGCCAAAGGGTGACAAAGCCTCTGTTATTGATAGATGAATTATCCTGTAAAGAAAGCTACTTCCTTCTTTTTAAAGAATGAAACCAGCAATTCCGTGTCTTTTCTGACCTCCTCAATTTTTTCTTTCAACACTTCGGCCAAATCTGTCAGGTCGAGGAATACCCGGTTTTTGAGCTCTCTTTTTAACTGACTCCACAGCAACTCGACCGGGTTCAGTTCCGGGCTATAACCAGGCAGGGCCACAAGGTGCACGCGCCCTTTCTTGCGCGCCAAAAAGTCCTTTATGGCTTGGCTACGGTGGATGGTCGCGCCATCCCAGATCACGATCAAGTCCTTGCTGCGGTACCTGCGGCATAGGTACTCCAGAAAGTCAACCACCCCCTCACTATTGTATGCCTTGTCTTGTCCGCCGACGTACAGCCTCCCATTAGGGGCCATCGCGGCGATCAGACTGAGGTGTTCTTTGCCCGCCTTCTCCTCGATAATGGGCGTTTTACCCTTGGGTGCCCACGTACGGCAAACGAGGGGGAGCAGATAGAAGCCTGATTCA
Above is a window of Runella slithyformis DSM 19594 DNA encoding:
- a CDS encoding IS5 family transposase, encoding MNNRGFVTLWLNEKTLTQWYYQGPRTRGGLLRYSDQCIQAALALKAAFRLAFRQTQGLIQSLLAIMKIDIQVPSYSQLCRRQAHLQAFHTPQKPTDNQIKPIHLVVDSTGLKVYGEGEWKVRKHGADQRRTWRKLHLVADEATNTIHAVELTTHSISDAEMIKPLLADIEWPIAKLRADGAYDQVKVFDELEKHWIQPVIPPRSNAVIWTSENGNDLIHPRNEAVRQIRLVGIAAWKQQIGYHRRSKAETAMFRWKMIFGERLSARLVTNQQTEAQIKATCLNRFTRLGMPKTVKRLPT
- a CDS encoding IS630 family transposase, translating into MVYIDESGFYLLPLVCRTWAPKGKTPIIEEKAGKEHLSLIAAMAPNGRLYVGGQDKAYNSEGVVDFLEYLCRRYRSKDLIVIWDGATIHRSQAIKDFLARKKGRVHLVALPGYSPELNPVELLWSQLKRELKNRVFLDLTDLAEVLKEKIEEVRKDTELLVSFFKKKEVAFFTG